A region of Flavobacterium album DNA encodes the following proteins:
- a CDS encoding SDR family NAD(P)-dependent oxidoreductase yields the protein MNTKNKIALVTGGSRGLGRNMALSLAKKGIDVVLTYNSNKDEADKVVAEIQSLGQKAAAFQLDAGNVSSFDGFFRNVTAHLEEKAGSKNFDFLINNAGTALYAPFAETTEEQFDTALNIHYKGVFFLTQKALPFLNDGGRIINIASGLARFSFPGSSAYGSMKGAVEVLTRYLARELGSRGIAANVVAPGAIETDFGGGRVRDDKQMNDHIASLTALGRVGLPDDIGGVVAFLCTEEARWINGQRIEVSGGIFL from the coding sequence ATGAATACGAAAAACAAAATCGCATTGGTAACCGGCGGCAGCCGCGGACTCGGCAGGAATATGGCCCTTAGCCTTGCCAAAAAAGGTATTGATGTAGTACTAACGTATAACAGCAACAAAGACGAAGCCGACAAGGTTGTTGCAGAGATACAGTCGCTGGGGCAAAAAGCGGCAGCTTTCCAACTCGATGCAGGAAATGTGTCTTCCTTCGATGGCTTCTTCAGAAATGTTACAGCACACCTTGAAGAGAAAGCCGGAAGTAAAAATTTCGACTTCCTGATTAATAATGCAGGTACTGCGTTATACGCTCCTTTCGCCGAGACAACAGAGGAGCAATTCGATACTGCATTAAACATTCATTATAAAGGGGTCTTTTTCCTAACTCAAAAAGCATTGCCATTCCTGAATGACGGAGGGCGTATCATCAATATCGCGTCAGGGTTGGCTCGCTTTTCATTTCCGGGGTCATCGGCCTACGGATCAATGAAAGGCGCGGTGGAAGTACTTACACGTTATCTGGCAAGGGAACTGGGATCACGAGGCATTGCAGCGAATGTAGTGGCTCCCGGAGCAATTGAAACCGATTTTGGCGGCGGGCGTGTACGTGATGACAAGCAAATGAATGACCACATAGCAAGCCTTACTGCCTTAGGGCGCGTTGGGCTTCCGGACGACATTGGCGGCGTTGTGGCCTTCCTGTGTACCGAAGAAGCGCGCTGGATCAATGGGCAGCGGATCGAGGTTTCAGGCGGTATATTCCTGTAA
- a CDS encoding ABC transporter permease, translating to MNLEYFIARRLVTAKNHKSSISAPIIKIAIIAIAIGIIMMVIAVATGVGLQDKIREKVSAFNGHVIISNFDDNQSEVSVEPLSIKQPFYPKFTSVPGIDHIQAVASKAGIIRTEKAFDGIVFKGVGKEYKWDVLDEYIVAGRKPNLNGALNNEVMLSEYLANRLELKVGDEFNTYFMKEGGNGMPNLRRFKLVGIYNSGFQEFDAAYLIGDIRHVQRINKWKDGQVGSFEVFIDDFNKIDEKGKEIYDAIPSTLESRTIKEKYFNIFEWLTLFDVNIMVIIIIMVIVATINMIVALLVLILERTQMVGMLKALGATNWSVRKIFLYNAAYLIIKGLLWGNGISIGLLLIQKYFGIIKLPPENYYVSVAPVTIDIPAILLINAGTIIVCLTLLLIPSYIITKISPVKALRFD from the coding sequence TTGAATTTAGAATATTTCATAGCCCGCAGGCTTGTTACTGCGAAAAACCATAAAAGTAGTATATCTGCGCCAATTATAAAAATTGCGATCATTGCCATTGCTATTGGCATTATCATGATGGTCATTGCTGTGGCTACCGGGGTGGGGCTGCAGGACAAGATTCGCGAAAAGGTATCCGCCTTCAACGGGCACGTCATCATTTCCAATTTCGACGATAATCAGTCCGAAGTCAGCGTAGAGCCGCTTTCCATAAAGCAGCCTTTTTATCCGAAATTTACATCGGTGCCGGGGATTGATCATATACAGGCAGTGGCTTCAAAGGCAGGTATCATCCGCACAGAGAAAGCTTTTGACGGCATTGTATTTAAAGGTGTCGGAAAAGAGTACAAATGGGATGTCCTAGATGAGTACATTGTTGCTGGCAGGAAACCCAACCTTAACGGTGCGCTCAACAACGAGGTAATGCTATCGGAATACCTTGCCAACAGGCTCGAGCTGAAAGTGGGCGATGAATTCAATACCTATTTTATGAAAGAAGGCGGCAACGGCATGCCCAATCTCAGGAGGTTTAAACTTGTTGGCATTTATAATTCCGGATTCCAGGAATTCGATGCGGCTTACCTGATAGGCGACATCCGCCACGTGCAGCGCATCAACAAATGGAAAGACGGGCAGGTGGGTTCTTTCGAAGTATTCATCGACGACTTCAATAAAATCGACGAAAAAGGGAAAGAGATTTATGATGCTATTCCGTCGACCCTTGAAAGCAGGACCATCAAAGAAAAATATTTTAATATTTTCGAATGGCTTACGCTGTTTGATGTCAATATAATGGTGATCATCATAATCATGGTGATCGTTGCGACAATAAATATGATCGTAGCGCTGCTGGTCCTTATACTGGAACGCACCCAAATGGTCGGCATGCTTAAAGCTTTGGGTGCAACCAACTGGAGTGTGCGCAAAATATTTTTGTACAACGCCGCCTACCTTATAATAAAAGGGCTCCTGTGGGGCAATGGCATCAGTATCGGGCTGCTGCTTATCCAGAAATACTTCGGCATTATCAAGCTCCCGCCCGAAAATTACTATGTCAGCGTAGCGCCCGTCACCATAGATATCCCCGCGATCCTCCTCATAAACGCCGGTACCATAATAGTATGCCTTACACTGCTGCTCATCCCGTCGTACATCATTACCAAAATTTCCCCTGTAAAAGCCCTCCGTTTCGATTAA
- a CDS encoding exo-beta-N-acetylmuramidase NamZ family protein — protein MVSNSLFKNTFLFSIVFIVGCGKSLRPATSTVIDTTTTSRPISLKAKNDKKEIITGADNFDAYLPLLEGKRVGVVTNQTGIVRYIEGRDEGNGIKLNTDQEGMMSVVDFLLDNNVNVQKIYAPEHGFRGTADAGELIKDGKDTKTGLPIISLYGDNKKPKPEQLDGIDILVFDLQDVGARFYTYISSLHYIMEACAEKNLPLIVFDRPNPNGGIIDGPILEKENTSFIGMHSIPVLHGMTIGEYGKMINGEKWLKDSLQCELTVIPCLNYKRNMFYHLPVKPSPNLPNDQAINLYASLCFFEGTNVSLGRGTDKQFQIYGSPDLPDTGFSFTPMPNEGAKEPPQKGKLCFGEDLSKAPRVKKLELKWLLKAYGETKDKSVFFTSFFTKLAGTTVLRQQIESGMSEDEIRDSWKDGLSDFKKVRKKYLIYGR, from the coding sequence ATGGTATCTAATTCGTTGTTCAAAAATACATTTTTATTCTCAATAGTATTTATCGTAGGGTGCGGAAAATCATTGCGCCCTGCCACTTCTACCGTAATTGACACTACTACCACGAGCAGGCCGATATCGCTGAAAGCCAAAAATGACAAAAAAGAAATAATAACCGGCGCCGATAATTTTGACGCCTACCTTCCGCTGCTGGAAGGCAAAAGAGTGGGCGTGGTTACCAACCAGACCGGGATCGTGCGTTACATTGAAGGGCGTGATGAAGGAAACGGGATCAAGCTCAACACCGACCAGGAAGGAATGATGAGCGTAGTGGATTTTTTGCTTGACAATAACGTCAATGTACAAAAAATATATGCCCCGGAACATGGCTTTCGCGGTACGGCAGATGCAGGAGAGCTTATTAAGGATGGAAAGGATACCAAAACAGGCCTGCCGATCATCTCGCTTTATGGTGATAACAAAAAGCCTAAGCCGGAGCAGCTGGACGGGATCGATATCCTGGTGTTCGACCTGCAGGATGTGGGCGCGCGCTTTTACACCTATATATCATCACTTCATTATATAATGGAGGCGTGTGCCGAGAAGAACCTCCCACTTATCGTATTCGACAGGCCGAACCCTAATGGCGGCATTATTGACGGGCCTATACTCGAAAAAGAGAACACGAGTTTTATAGGGATGCATTCGATACCCGTGCTTCACGGCATGACCATAGGGGAATACGGAAAAATGATCAATGGTGAGAAATGGCTGAAGGACAGCCTGCAATGTGAGCTGACCGTTATACCCTGCCTTAACTACAAAAGAAATATGTTTTACCACCTGCCGGTGAAGCCCTCGCCTAACCTGCCGAACGACCAGGCCATAAACTTGTATGCCAGCCTGTGTTTTTTTGAAGGCACCAATGTGAGCCTGGGGCGCGGCACCGACAAGCAGTTCCAGATATACGGGTCGCCCGACCTGCCGGATACCGGTTTCAGCTTTACGCCAATGCCGAATGAAGGTGCTAAAGAACCGCCACAAAAAGGGAAATTGTGCTTTGGCGAAGACCTTAGCAAAGCACCACGCGTGAAAAAGCTGGAATTGAAATGGCTGCTAAAAGCGTATGGGGAAACCAAAGACAAATCGGTATTCTTTACCTCGTTCTTTACCAAACTTGCGGGGACTACCGTTTTACGCCAGCAAATAGAAAGCGGGATGAGTGAAGATGAGATACGGGACAGCTGGAAGGATGGGCTTTCTGATTTTAAAAAGGTGCGGAAGAAGTATTTGATTTATGGGAGGTAA
- a CDS encoding VOC family protein, translated as MAKFTALKPMIYTRELKETVAFYVNVLGFECAAFEESWGWASFVKDGVEIMACLPNEHIPFDAPLFTGSLYITTEDADALWQQWKDKCRVCYEIETFEYGMREFAIYDNNGYLLQFGQEINQ; from the coding sequence ATGGCAAAATTTACTGCACTCAAGCCGATGATCTATACCAGGGAGCTGAAAGAAACGGTTGCATTCTACGTCAATGTGCTTGGTTTTGAATGTGCCGCTTTTGAAGAAAGCTGGGGTTGGGCATCGTTCGTAAAAGATGGCGTGGAGATTATGGCCTGCCTTCCGAATGAGCATATCCCATTTGATGCACCTTTGTTTACTGGTTCGCTATATATCACAACAGAGGATGCAGATGCGCTCTGGCAACAATGGAAGGATAAATGCAGGGTATGCTACGAGATTGAAACTTTTGAGTACGGCATGCGCGAGTTTGCTATTTATGATAACAACGGCTACCTGCTTCAGTTCGGGCAGGAAATAAACCAATAA
- a CDS encoding YkgJ family cysteine cluster protein yields MEDFLKQLPKLAKDKHNENKKFFDKLKKKTPKNLDYTMQDLHDREFKKDYCLSCANCCKTTGPLFTLADIERIAKHLRQKPQQFIDKYLRIDEDNDYILQSVPCTFLDNENYCMIYDVRPKACREFPHTDRKKFQQIASLTMKNVAICPAAYNIVEEMKKKIGV; encoded by the coding sequence ATGGAGGATTTTTTAAAACAGCTGCCGAAGCTCGCCAAAGATAAGCATAACGAGAATAAAAAGTTTTTTGATAAGCTTAAAAAGAAAACGCCCAAAAATCTCGACTATACAATGCAGGACCTGCACGACAGGGAATTTAAAAAAGACTATTGCCTGAGCTGTGCCAATTGCTGCAAGACCACGGGGCCGCTGTTTACCCTGGCCGATATCGAGCGCATAGCAAAGCACCTTCGGCAAAAGCCACAGCAGTTCATCGATAAATACCTGCGCATCGATGAGGATAATGATTATATCCTGCAAAGCGTTCCGTGCACGTTCCTCGATAATGAAAATTACTGCATGATCTACGACGTGCGCCCGAAAGCCTGCCGCGAGTTCCCGCACACCGACCGGAAAAAGTTCCAGCAGATCGCAAGCCTTACCATGAAAAATGTAGCGATATGCCCGGCAGCGTATAATATTGTGGAAGAGATGAAAAAGAAGATAGGGGTATAA
- a CDS encoding class I SAM-dependent methyltransferase: MKDLFGKAILDYQTGNAPEDLVTETSISEEDEMSVAYLFRSYKEMPKIEKKALSLAKGRVLDVGCGAGSHSLYLQNEKKLSVMAIDISKKAIEACTLRGISNAICIDVLELENEKFDTVILLMNGTGIFGKLKNISDYLQKLKSLLNEGGQILIDSSDIIYMFDEDEDGGKWIPSDTEYYGEVTFTIKYKGETEEPFDWLYLDYNTLQNAAHANGLGCELVMEGEHFDYLARLTIGK, translated from the coding sequence ATGAAAGACCTTTTCGGGAAAGCGATATTAGACTACCAAACCGGCAATGCCCCGGAAGACCTTGTTACCGAAACTTCTATTTCTGAAGAGGATGAAATGAGCGTAGCCTACCTTTTCAGGAGTTATAAGGAAATGCCGAAAATTGAGAAGAAAGCGCTTTCACTGGCAAAAGGCCGTGTGCTCGATGTGGGATGCGGAGCCGGAAGCCACAGCCTGTACCTGCAAAATGAAAAAAAGCTTAGCGTAATGGCTATCGACATTTCCAAGAAAGCGATCGAAGCATGTACATTGCGCGGGATAAGCAACGCCATTTGTATTGATGTCCTTGAACTGGAAAATGAAAAGTTTGACACTGTTATTTTACTGATGAACGGCACCGGAATATTCGGGAAGCTGAAAAATATTTCCGACTATCTCCAAAAGCTGAAATCACTGCTCAATGAAGGTGGGCAAATCCTGATCGATTCTTCCGATATCATCTATATGTTCGATGAAGATGAGGACGGCGGTAAATGGATCCCTTCGGATACCGAATATTACGGCGAAGTGACTTTTACTATAAAATATAAAGGCGAAACCGAAGAACCTTTTGATTGGCTCTACCTTGATTATAACACTTTACAGAATGCAGCGCATGCCAACGGGCTGGGTTGCGAGTTGGTTATGGAAGGAGAGCATTTTGATTATTTGGCACGGCTAACGATAGGTAAATAA
- a CDS encoding 7-carboxy-7-deazaguanine synthase QueE, which produces MLNKEIQMEVEKGEMLPLMEEFYTIQGEGYHTGTAAYFIRVGGCDVGCHWCDVKESWNAALHPPTSTDTIVANAKQYAKTIVITGGEPLTWDMGPLTSKLKAEGMKTHIETSGAYSLSGTWDWICLSPKKTKLPTYTVYAHAHELKVIIHNRHDFIFAEEQAAKVNGNAILFLQPEWSKKEEMTPLIVDYVMANPKWRVSLQTHKYLNIP; this is translated from the coding sequence ATGCTGAACAAGGAAATACAGATGGAAGTTGAGAAGGGCGAAATGCTGCCCTTAATGGAGGAATTTTATACCATACAAGGCGAAGGGTACCATACAGGTACTGCTGCCTATTTTATACGTGTGGGTGGCTGCGATGTAGGCTGCCATTGGTGCGATGTAAAGGAAAGCTGGAATGCAGCGCTTCATCCACCTACAAGCACCGACACCATTGTTGCCAATGCAAAGCAATATGCCAAAACAATTGTAATAACCGGCGGCGAACCGCTAACCTGGGATATGGGGCCACTAACATCAAAGCTAAAAGCCGAAGGCATGAAGACCCACATTGAAACATCTGGGGCTTACTCTCTTTCAGGGACGTGGGACTGGATATGCCTTTCGCCAAAAAAGACCAAGCTGCCTACTTATACCGTTTATGCCCATGCCCACGAGTTAAAAGTCATCATACACAACAGGCACGACTTTATTTTTGCCGAAGAGCAGGCTGCCAAAGTGAACGGCAACGCGATACTGTTCCTACAGCCGGAATGGAGCAAAAAAGAAGAAATGACCCCGCTCATTGTAGACTATGTAATGGCAAACCCAAAATGGAGGGTTTCGCTGCAAACACATAAATATTTGAACATACCATAA
- a CDS encoding tetratricopeptide repeat protein: MKKFKFLGLSLLFFGVATAQDVNEAKKAIDAEQYQKAKTILKSLINSTPDDGKNYFLLGEVYMKQSEQDSAAIYFNKGKAVKNNPEYNTIGLGHIDLDNGNAAAAQAKFDAVEKDLRKKDVEQLIYIGRAYITSEKPDYKKAIAVLNRAVAKDSKSAQAYLSLGDAYYGDRDQNNAYPAYRTAGTLDSGLLRAKLQLGVITKNTRAAFPEAIKEFDAVIAANPNYGPVYRELAETYYLWANTEGGKYAEYIKKALGYYEKYMSLTDYSLNSRMRHADFLVLTRDWKALEAEAQAMQQLDKVNPKILRYLAYAAYENGNYAGSLTAMKDFLAKVDPKRVIGRDYLYLGLAKLATTVGKDAENNAVITDQVVFDEAIADIKKAAEMDINLTNEFNEIGKKLFSQKLYAPASVVFEIAAANPANKNLFYDNFYLGYAIYYDHLNKSDEAKKQNIEQLKKGDAAMAKVIELSATSQDAYLFKARINQRIATDESYAEMARAYDEYLRVVTEKGETETSKDAVKKNMVEAYSNAGAYYAVKDKAKAIDYFTKALAINPNDDYVKGELTRLKK, translated from the coding sequence ATGAAAAAATTTAAATTCCTCGGTTTATCATTGTTGTTTTTTGGTGTGGCTACTGCACAGGATGTCAATGAAGCCAAAAAAGCCATTGATGCAGAGCAATACCAAAAAGCAAAAACCATTTTGAAATCGCTTATAAATTCTACACCAGATGACGGAAAAAACTATTTCCTTTTGGGAGAAGTTTACATGAAGCAAAGCGAGCAGGATTCTGCTGCTATCTATTTCAATAAAGGTAAAGCCGTAAAAAACAATCCCGAATATAATACCATTGGCCTTGGCCACATAGACCTGGACAACGGCAATGCTGCCGCTGCGCAGGCAAAGTTTGACGCAGTAGAAAAAGACCTTAGGAAGAAAGATGTAGAGCAGCTGATTTATATTGGACGCGCTTACATTACTTCTGAAAAGCCGGATTATAAAAAAGCGATTGCGGTTCTGAACAGGGCTGTTGCCAAAGATTCTAAATCGGCGCAGGCCTATCTTAGCCTTGGCGATGCTTACTATGGCGACCGCGACCAGAATAATGCCTACCCTGCTTACCGTACAGCTGGTACGCTCGACAGTGGCCTTCTAAGGGCAAAACTGCAGCTTGGTGTTATTACTAAAAACACAAGGGCGGCGTTCCCGGAAGCAATAAAAGAGTTTGACGCGGTTATTGCTGCGAATCCGAACTACGGCCCGGTTTACAGGGAACTTGCCGAAACCTACTACCTGTGGGCAAATACCGAAGGCGGTAAATATGCGGAGTACATCAAGAAAGCGCTTGGCTACTATGAAAAATACATGTCGCTTACCGATTATTCGCTTAATTCAAGGATGAGGCATGCCGACTTCCTGGTACTTACCCGCGACTGGAAAGCCCTTGAAGCCGAAGCACAGGCAATGCAGCAGCTGGATAAGGTTAACCCAAAGATCTTGCGCTACCTTGCTTACGCGGCCTATGAGAACGGCAACTATGCAGGAAGCCTTACAGCAATGAAAGACTTCCTTGCCAAGGTAGATCCTAAAAGGGTTATTGGTAGGGATTACCTGTACCTTGGCCTTGCAAAACTGGCAACTACTGTAGGCAAAGATGCCGAAAACAACGCCGTTATTACAGACCAGGTTGTATTTGATGAGGCGATCGCCGATATCAAAAAAGCAGCTGAAATGGACATCAACCTTACCAATGAGTTTAACGAGATAGGTAAGAAGCTATTCTCCCAAAAACTATATGCTCCGGCATCGGTAGTGTTTGAGATTGCCGCAGCTAACCCAGCCAACAAGAACCTGTTTTATGACAATTTCTATTTAGGTTATGCCATATACTACGATCACCTGAACAAATCGGACGAAGCTAAAAAACAGAATATTGAGCAGCTTAAAAAGGGCGATGCAGCTATGGCTAAGGTTATCGAGCTTTCGGCTACCTCACAGGATGCCTACCTTTTCAAGGCGAGGATAAACCAAAGGATCGCTACCGATGAGTCGTATGCCGAAATGGCCAGGGCGTATGACGAATACCTTAGGGTAGTCACCGAAAAAGGCGAAACAGAAACATCTAAAGATGCAGTAAAGAAAAATATGGTGGAAGCTTATTCTAATGCCGGTGCCTACTACGCGGTTAAAGATAAGGCGAAAGCTATCGACTACTTTACGAAAGCGCTTGCGATAAACCCGAACGATGATTACGTTAAAGGAGAATTGACAAGGCTTAAGAAATAA
- a CDS encoding PstS family phosphate ABC transporter substrate-binding protein, which translates to MNRNRKLKYTSGIIFTGVIIATLVFACKKGNGKEGFEGESLTYGKATILVDNTVQPIVEDVLAVFHNVYDQAHIHQVNLTENEILQELQRDTCKIAVMPRKLTAEEEAHFRRKNITPRITEFAVDAIALITNSKATDTILNLREVYSVLQGKPSVKVPKLVFDNPNSSTVKELMRLAGVKSMPTSNVYALKSNEEVIKFVHDNPGSIGIVGVNWLVQPPPALLKYVEDIRILALDNVKIDKGEKEYYKPSQSNIATGSYPLTRKLYVLNYQGKKGLGMGFATYISAPEGQRIILKSGLLPVTIPTREVEVQ; encoded by the coding sequence ATGAATAGAAATCGTAAATTGAAATATACATCAGGGATAATTTTTACCGGTGTCATAATTGCCACTTTGGTGTTTGCGTGTAAAAAAGGGAACGGCAAGGAAGGTTTCGAAGGTGAGTCGCTAACTTATGGTAAGGCTACTATACTGGTAGATAATACGGTGCAGCCAATAGTTGAGGATGTGCTTGCCGTTTTCCACAATGTTTATGACCAGGCACATATACACCAGGTAAATCTTACCGAAAATGAAATATTACAGGAGCTTCAAAGGGATACCTGCAAAATAGCAGTAATGCCAAGAAAATTAACCGCAGAGGAAGAAGCGCATTTCAGGCGCAAAAATATCACGCCACGCATAACCGAATTCGCAGTTGATGCGATTGCCCTCATAACGAATTCAAAAGCTACGGATACCATACTCAATCTCCGGGAGGTATACAGCGTTTTGCAGGGTAAGCCTTCTGTAAAGGTGCCAAAGCTGGTTTTTGACAATCCGAATTCAAGTACGGTAAAAGAGCTTATGAGACTGGCAGGTGTTAAATCAATGCCAACTTCAAATGTCTATGCTTTGAAATCTAATGAAGAAGTGATTAAATTTGTACATGACAACCCGGGATCGATAGGGATTGTAGGCGTAAACTGGTTGGTGCAGCCGCCGCCGGCATTGTTGAAATATGTGGAAGACATAAGAATACTCGCACTGGATAATGTTAAAATTGACAAAGGCGAAAAAGAATATTATAAGCCTTCGCAAAGCAATATAGCTACGGGTTCATACCCACTTACAAGAAAGCTCTACGTGTTAAATTATCAGGGCAAAAAAGGCTTAGGCATGGGTTTTGCAACTTACATAAGTGCACCCGAAGGGCAGCGCATCATTTTAAAGTCGGGGCTGCTGCCTGTAACCATTCCTACAAGGGAAGTTGAAGTGCAATAA
- a CDS encoding energy transducer TonB produces the protein MKKILFLLLLVGITAMAQETTAPDDNEVYNSAGLQVRPEYPGGMQAFYQYVSRSFRVPDLDNEEDISAKIYVTFVVEKDGSLTGIKALRDPGYGLGYEAVRVLKLCEKWSPGMQNGKAVRTNYTLPIAINITGTHKLKEEVKEEVEVIEPVKPEAKPKVTKVAAKKKQSTTKKKNIGLYLYF, from the coding sequence ATGAAAAAAATTTTATTCCTGCTTTTGCTCGTTGGTATCACCGCGATGGCACAAGAGACCACTGCCCCTGATGATAATGAGGTCTATAATTCCGCCGGCTTACAGGTACGGCCGGAATACCCGGGTGGCATGCAGGCATTTTACCAATATGTATCCAGGAGTTTCCGTGTTCCTGATCTTGATAATGAAGAAGATATTTCAGCAAAAATTTATGTAACGTTTGTTGTAGAAAAAGACGGGAGCCTTACTGGTATAAAAGCCTTACGCGATCCGGGCTACGGTTTAGGGTATGAAGCCGTAAGGGTACTGAAGCTTTGTGAAAAATGGAGTCCCGGCATGCAGAATGGAAAAGCAGTGCGTACAAACTATACCCTTCCAATTGCCATCAACATAACCGGTACCCACAAATTAAAAGAGGAAGTTAAAGAAGAAGTTGAAGTGATCGAACCGGTCAAACCAGAAGCTAAGCCAAAAGTAACAAAAGTGGCCGCAAAAAAGAAACAAAGTACTACAAAAAAAAAAAACATAGGCCTGTATCTGTACTTTTGA
- a CDS encoding energy transducer TonB — MSKIGIFKQDWIDMVFEGRNKKYGAYKLRSESPVTTSIALGIGIVLFVGLILSYHLPGLIGGMMKEEQKEDVKLVEVTDLPPPPEEILPPEPPKVQQLQAPKSIVEEIKFKPLEAAKKEEVPDEIPDTKDFKDADPSDKNAEASPEGDINIDKPSGDLNKGVEPAEDNGIYNSAGLQVQPAYPGGMDAFYKYVNNNFRIPEIDQNMVAKIYVSFVVEKDGSMTQIKILRDPGFNLGKEAERVLKSMKKKWEPGIQNGKPVRASYNLPITINIKS; from the coding sequence ATGTCAAAAATAGGTATATTTAAGCAAGACTGGATCGACATGGTGTTTGAAGGCCGTAACAAAAAATACGGCGCTTACAAACTAAGGTCCGAAAGCCCTGTAACGACCTCAATAGCTTTGGGTATCGGTATCGTTCTCTTCGTGGGGCTTATTCTTTCTTATCATCTTCCGGGCCTTATCGGCGGTATGATGAAAGAAGAGCAAAAGGAAGATGTGAAGCTGGTCGAGGTTACCGACCTTCCGCCACCGCCGGAGGAAATCCTTCCGCCGGAGCCTCCTAAAGTGCAGCAGTTGCAGGCGCCAAAGTCTATAGTTGAAGAAATTAAGTTCAAGCCGCTTGAAGCCGCAAAGAAGGAAGAAGTTCCTGACGAGATTCCGGATACCAAAGACTTTAAGGATGCCGATCCAAGCGACAAAAATGCAGAAGCAAGCCCGGAAGGGGATATTAATATTGATAAGCCTTCAGGAGACCTTAACAAAGGTGTTGAGCCTGCAGAGGACAATGGTATATACAATTCTGCGGGATTGCAGGTACAGCCGGCTTACCCTGGCGGTATGGATGCTTTCTACAAGTATGTAAACAACAACTTCAGGATACCTGAGATTGATCAGAATATGGTAGCTAAGATATATGTATCGTTTGTTGTGGAGAAAGATGGCTCTATGACACAGATAAAAATACTTAGGGACCCTGGCTTCAACCTTGGTAAAGAAGCAGAGCGCGTACTTAAATCGATGAAAAAGAAATGGGAGCCGGGTATCCAGAACGGGAAACCGGTAAGGGCATCTTATAACCTGCCTATTACCATTAATATAAAATCATAG
- a CDS encoding ExbD/TolR family protein produces the protein MAELNTGGDGGKGKKVRSKKSNPGVDLTAMVDLAFLLITFFMLTTTLSKPQAMPLPMPDKTDQPNDPNRNQKIPEERMMTILIGSKNRITWYMGKFDAPTIPPTQASFGKDGIRKDLLKNVKLGKQYAVQEGRPKEGLVVNIKASDKASYKNLVDILDEMAITKPQLFAIGDMTPGELDLLKQSQSYE, from the coding sequence ATGGCAGAATTAAATACTGGCGGCGACGGTGGCAAGGGCAAAAAGGTAAGAAGCAAGAAATCCAATCCGGGGGTTGACCTTACGGCGATGGTTGACCTTGCGTTCCTTTTGATAACGTTCTTCATGCTTACGACGACGCTTTCTAAGCCGCAGGCCATGCCGCTACCGATGCCTGATAAAACAGATCAACCGAATGACCCGAATAGAAACCAGAAAATCCCTGAAGAAAGGATGATGACCATCCTTATTGGAAGCAAGAACAGGATAACCTGGTATATGGGTAAATTTGATGCCCCGACGATACCTCCTACACAGGCTTCATTCGGAAAAGACGGTATCAGGAAAGACCTGTTGAAAAATGTAAAATTGGGCAAACAGTATGCAGTCCAGGAAGGTAGGCCAAAAGAAGGCCTTGTGGTAAACATTAAGGCAAGCGATAAGGCAAGCTACAAAAACCTTGTAGATATACTGGATGAAATGGCAATAACCAAGCCGCAGCTTTTTGCTATCGGCGACATGACCCCGGGCGAGCTTGACTTATTAAAACAGTCACAATCATACGAATAA